In the Hermetia illucens chromosome 1, iHerIll2.2.curated.20191125, whole genome shotgun sequence genome, ATGAATACGATTCAGCCCGTCCTTGTTTACGGTTCGGAAGTATAGgctgactccctcagtaaggaaatCTGCCGCAAGCGCCACGCGCAAGTACAAAAACAAGCTGTCGCTCGTGAAGAGAAGCCCATACTCTCTGCGCATgggagcagaccctgcctgaaatggagcaatggcgtaggccaggacgcctggcagttttttagggatatcaaattgggagacctcggtgtaaaaccgggatggctgAAGTTCCTCACTGAAGtaggactagaccggataccggttgttgcgccgtttatgataatgatgaaatatTAAAGACATACTGTTTCCTTAATGTTCAAATAAGTGAAAatcaaatttaccgcaattaAATCTGCACCATCTTATATTAATTACAGGTTGCTTTTGAAATCTAATCCAGTAATGACAGGTATCAGATCACACAGCACATCGGAACCTTTTGCAGGAGAAACTATTTCCATGCCCGTATCTAGTGACCATGATTTACCTGACATCCTATCGGATGACGATTTTTAGGTGCTGAGAACTAAACATGTGTCTGGTATTGAACTCAAATATGAAAGACAACCATACCTCAGCCATGCGAAGCAAGTCAGAATCTGTCTGATGTGTATAAGCTAGGTTGGATAGTATTGAAacacaaataaacaaataaagttggtcataccagagcctcctttcaggtaAATAACTATCtacaatagcagcgagatagacgggaataccaaccttcgctatggatttccgtattagattccaattggccgaattgaatgcattttctacgtccagggttactacgtTATGGAACCCattctgccgatctgaaaggccaccttggctctcaacaaccagcagtaatttattatataatagataGACAATAATAgacaaaagacatatgggtcgctATGACGATGATtcacctgaaggtttaccaggcttgagtagaagtaccaacttctgccacttccatgcCACTgcaaatatcccctcggacatgcacgctccgaacaactcagcaaacatgtccggcctaaatttcacgggaagcttaatggccttatttggtactccatccaggcccggcgctttattatctcctatactaccgcagatctccagcaactcatgtctggtgactggcggaattgtcgTGAccttcagaggtggttggaatatgtcggtgctctcctcttgatGATGTTTTTCAGCAGGAGGTTggaacacgtgatctgcggagatgaccgGCCTCTGAAtggtcccatcacgattctgtaagcactcctccacgggtttacgtccgcttctgaccagagctccttgaagcattacCTCTTTtctcgctggatggcgagctcaTGATTTTTATTGGATTTCGGCGACCTCTTTTGACATTTGACTTTTGACTGATTAAATCCTTCAAATTGACCTATGTGCGACATTGTCCCGTTTGCATTTTCATATCCGTATTTCATATCCGTATGTTAAGATGACTTGCCATTTCCCCCGCTACAAAATTTTCTTCAGATGTTATATGATTAAAAACGGCGTTGAAATTTTCCTTCTACACATTATGctgttcatcatcgtgaatgagatACCTACCGCCCTTAACCGGGCCATAGAAAGATGTGCGACCACCTGCCTTTCTGTTTGCGATAGCTTTTAGCTCCTTTGCCAacgcaataataaattctcATTTATCATAACGCACTCCACATTGCACTTCACGAGATTTGCCGCGGTATCGGGGCTCAAGAAGATCATCCTTCTTTGCTCCATCGGATTTGGGGCCTTCTATAGCTTAGTTGAATAACGTAATGAGCAGGTTAAGCGACTCCTTCTAGAACGGCAAGTCTGCGAAAGAAACGTAGTCAATATTCGGAAAGGTTTAATCGGTATTAATTTTGTTTGTAGAAAAGTCAAAACAAATAGGCATTGAACCGCTCTTTTAATAAGTatcttttacacaaaatattcttgttattgttttttattcTCTCTACCTATGGGATTGAGTGGCATTAGTTGTACTGCTCCTTCAATAAAGCGACCGAAAAATAAAGGAAGTACTTGTAGATGAAACGCAGTTATTACCATTTTATTGCAGGCAAAACCctttattttcatcaaatagGTTACAGTTTATGGTGTTCATTTGTAAAATATTGAATATAAGATTACAAAAATAGATTTCCTTCATTTAAAATAGCGTCCATGTATCCCTGCTGCCAAGAGTGATGAACTACGTCAAGAACTAATTTATTTGCTCTATCCCCACCTACATTCTGGAGAGCATGTGAGAACTTTTCAGAAAACATGTCCTTCTCGAAGTAATACGAAAGATAAGCGCACTCTTTTTCCGAACACTCCATCCATGGAAGGAACTGAAAGCAGACTACGGCCCCATAGAATGCAAACTTCCTAAAGTGCTcatagaaattttcaaaactgttggagtaaaagtgaaaatttaaataattaatgaCGATAATATATccagaataaaataaacgtaTTTAGTGAAGAGGCAATGAATTTGCAGATGTATTTATAGAAGAACAATCGGcatgaaaaataaaactaacTAGGCTCAcatgaccaatatgcgaggccacataaaaccAAGAAGATGATTCAagacaccattcgacatcaacagcggcctacgacaaggggatgccctgccatgcgtcctctttaacctgaccctggaatgcgcaatgcagatgttaatgtaAGAGccaccattctcttcaaatcaacccaactactggcctacgctgacgatattaacattatgggaagaacatcacatctcgaaaattagtttcttccagatcgagtaggcagtAATCGGGGtgagatctttggctgcacattaataaacgcaaaacgaagtacatggtggcaacgtcagcactaacaACCAAACAACCAAgaatatcaaatcgcactggtcaaacgagaacaataaagaaaagAGGATCTAGGCAGCCAACAAAGTCCATTTCAgctgacaaaaactgttttactcgaaaagtctcaccatagggtcatagGGTTATGACCACACTTGaagctaaattgaccgtgacaTACACTTTCAACTGTTTTTCATCACATACAAGACTATGCTTAGATCAAACAACCTGCTGCATTCTAAGGCCTCGTCTTTTCTACTGACAGCAAGGCAGACAAAATTGTAGGACTCCCCTTATATCTTTCTCGTACATGAGTTCCGTTtcacaaaatctgtggtaatgGATTCGTTGAGTGGCCAAGAAACTTTTATGACGTAAGGGCCACAATATCGAGATTCCGTAGCCTTATGTCAAAATTATTAGTAACAATCATACTGAGACAATTCTATATCCAGAACCTAATTGCGTCACTTGGCAATAGTAGGTTAATAGTAAGAAAAGAAACGTGGTAGCTGCCTCTATGGAGGGTAGGTAAGTACTACCATTCTCAAAGTCCTCAGCCGAAGCAAGAGCTAAGGATTCTGATAATGTACGCAGAATCGCTCTTGAATTCTTAATAAGGTCTGATGGAACGTGCTCGTTGAGTAGCAAATTCATTCCTAAAGGAGGCAAGCACTTGATGTCTATGCTTGGCCGGCCAAGAAGAAGAGAATTAATTGACATAATTATTTCCACTTGAAAGGTGCaggagttgattagagactggaaGGGGCTGGACGAAGTTTCACTAGCAGATCACCGTATAATTAGTTAGTTTGGGGGAGGAGCTATAGATTCAAGCACTCTAGCTttttgttaggtccattgtactatcgccGACAATCGCTTTCTCAATGGATGATCGCTTGCCGCGTTAGCAATCTTtcgcaaatctgagaacattctccaggcgAATagtgttcagatttttcgttgaaaaaaaacCTTGCCGAGGTATCTTAGTCTGAGATCTGACGAGGCCGGGCatctgcatatgaagtgcaagACCGTTTCCTCCGCCTACATATAGCCGATACAACAACTCCAATCTTTCCATtcagtagtttaaggggcagtgtgcCGTTAAAAACTCTACTAGGGTTGTCATGCACccttcttaaggaacaacaaaaataccAATTTAACCCCGGGTTTTTTCGCAAAGATTTTCGTCTACCGGCATAAATTCGAacggtgaaatccgcgctcggTTGTTGGTAGTCAACATAGTCTATTTCTGCTGTTTCGCTAAAAATAtatcactatagggtcaaagctcgtactatacaagacaatgattttgcctgtcatcgtgtattcctcggagacctgggttcttaacaagaaaaatttcgaacttttggtcgcgttcgagagaagaatcctccgaagaatttttggtcccctagatgagaatggacgattccgtagcgaatataacgacgaaatctatgagcgatattgcgaccgtttggttgtagaccaaatccggcttaacaagttgcgatgggcgggtcacttagtccgtgcGCGTGAGGTTGatgcaacccggaaagtctataggggcaatatttatggtagaaaaagaagacgtggcagaccctgcgatGGTGtaagccaggacgtcagacagcttttagctatatcgaattggtggatcttggagctaaaccgggatatctggagctccttactaagggggacctagactagataccgGTTATTATGCCGTTGCTGATAAGAAGTAGACGTACTTTTGCTCGCTGAATAAGACAAGATATAAGTATTCTTACCTGTATTTCTTAAGACTATCATGTTCTACGGGGAACTCAAATCCTAAAATATCACAAATAGAAGTGATAAGTGTCACATGATAATACTTTAATAACTCCATCCAAATTTCTTCCCGTATTGAAGGATGAATATTCATATACATAAAGAAGGCCAAGTCCAGCGCTGGGGAACCATATCGCATTTCCTGAAAAATAATAGCGATATTAGTTTCACTATTCATTCCATTTAGTTTGCATTTCCAGCTGGAGCATTTATACCTGAAAATCAATCATTCGGATATCAGTTGGATTTTCAAATCCCTCCTTCTTATCATAATGAAACAGGACATTATTTCGATTGTAATCCCCATGAAGAATCACCGAGAACGTTTCATCTATTTCGCGGAACCGTTCTAGTAATTCAAGGGGTTTATCACCATACaagttcttgaatttattcaaaGCCTGGAAAAAGTCAGGATCACATTCAGAACCGACACGATCTACATACTGGAAAAATCGTAAAAATGCTGGATCGTATATGGATTTGTAAACATTCACGTCTTCTTCCGTAATAAAAGGAAGTGGTATTATGCCTCCAACAAGATTTTCAAATTCCTCGTCTCCACGAATCCTCGATGCATATGTAATGGAATGATATTCTGCTATCAATTTGGTCATCAATTTCAAATGCTGTTTATCCAAATGCAACCGAGGACCACCACGAAATCCATGAGGTAACATATTTTCGAGAACTAAACAAGATTCGTAACTTTCCTTGCTGATAGGAGGTTCGGATGATTTTCCACTGAGCGAGGTTTTAATCGTAGAGTCAAAGCACGTATTCAGGCCTGAAATGGACAGAGATTGGGCAAACATCAGATCATAGCCCTACTCTCCTTTTGAAAAGGCAATGAACCTGCAATATTGCCATATTCTGCGAAGTATGTAGTTGGGATCCATTTATCAACGTCAATCTTGCACCTGGGTGATCCTTTTATCACTTCCTTGTAGTATGGAATTATTTTGTCATAAGCAAATATTTCGTTTGCAAATTGTGTATATGCTCGCACTGATTTTCGGAAATTTTCGTTACCCTTCATGAATTTGATGAATAAGGAATGTTTAGTTACTCTGcaataataaaaaatgtaaacggttaGAAATCTATTTGTGATGTCATTAGTTTCTACCATACTTCCCAGTCACGATATTTTTCGTAGAGAAAGTAAAATCATAGACCGCCGACATGAAGCCACTTAAGCCGGTTCTGGATTCTATTGATTCGTCGAGTAAGGACGATTCATTAGGCATCTTCTCAAAGAATTTATCCCTCAACGTAGTGCGTATATAGTTCAAGTGAATACTTTGTAATTTGTTTGTCTCATCTGTTTCTACAGCATCTCCTGCTGCAGCCTCTTCACGAGGAATTTCATAATCGAAATCACCCATTTTGATATCTGAAACAATAAAATGAGAGGATGATGTTCTGTACAATAGTGTGGGAAGGGAAGTTATGGTACAAATATTTGGCAACCTATTTCCTGCAAAAAGTAAAAAGTCAAAATTGCGAAATCAATTATGATTACTCTAGAACGAGCACCGATCCGGCGGGTTGATTCTGCGTAGACTATTGCCAAACACGTGGGTAAAATGAAGAGTGTTTGAACTTTAACTAGGACCTGTGTACAACCTGACAGAAGTGGTCGTCAACGCGAGGCTATTTTACACTGTACTAACTAATTCAAAAGGAAAAGGGAATGGGAATGCCAAACGCTTCAGGTAAATATATGTATACGGGATTGACCATAGGCTTATCCCCTGACCGCTCAAACTATAGTGGCCTAGCGAAATATTCAAGATTTGTTTACCTAGCGCataatttccgttagtgaatatGATGGCGGGAAGTGGGAAGTGTTTTGTAGATTTCGCTTTCTTGTTACACAATGGATGTACAATACTTATTCCGAACATATGATCAACTGGCGAATCATGGTCAGTAAGAATACCTTCATAGGTTTTGGCATAAAGACTAATTTATACTTTTTCCAAGAGGTAATAATAGCCACGTAGTCCATAGCCAGATATCCTGCGCTGCAGCTGCTCTTTACCCACCTTTAATATCGCTGAATAGATTctatccatgccaggtgtttcACTGACTCAACTCCGGATGAAAGCACCGTATGGTTTTTCCCTTCAACGATACTACACAGTCTCGAAGTCTCTctttcatcttccagttcctcacaagaAGCCCCATTTTCAACTTCTTACGACCAGCAATTTTCAGTTGCACCAGGGAACCGTTTTAACACATTCGCATTGGGTAATAGGGCAGGCCTCTCGGAGTTTCCAATTGGGCTTCAATCATTAAAAGAGTCCTTCGTCTCCTAAGGAGCTAAAAATTATTGCCAAAAGATCCATTAAACCTTGCCTAATCTATTTACAGAAGAATCCGTTtttgtattataattttcaCAGCCGAAATTGTTAGATTGAATTTTAAGTAACGATCATCTGTATATTCCTCGTACAAgaactcagaggattgaataTCCAACATGCTggcctgttgtatgccaat is a window encoding:
- the LOC119658328 gene encoding uncharacterized protein LOC119658328 produces the protein MGDFDYEIPREEAAAGDAVETDETNKLQSIHLNYIRTTLRDKFFEKMPNESSLLDESIESRTGLSGFMSAVYDFTFSTKNIVTGKVTKHSLFIKFMKGNENFRKSVRAYTQFANEIFAYDKIIPYYKEVIKGSPRCKIDVDKWIPTTYFAEYGNIAGLNTCFDSTIKTSLSGKSSEPPISKESYESCLVLENMLPHGFRGGPRLHLDKQHLKLMTKLIAEYHSITYASRIRGDEEFENLVGGIIPLPFITEEDVNVYKSIYDPAFLRFFQYVDRVGSECDPDFFQALNKFKNLYGDKPLELLERFREIDETFSVILHGDYNRNNVLFHYDKKEGFENPTDIRMIDFQEMRYGSPALDLAFFMYMNIHPSIREEIWMELLKYYHVTLITSICDILGFEFPVEHDSLKKYSFENFYEHFRKFAFYGAVVCFQFLPWMECSEKECAYLSYYFEKDMFSEKFSHALQNVGGDRANKLVLDVVHHSWQQGYMDAILNEGNLFL